A region of Moorena sp. SIOASIH DNA encodes the following proteins:
- a CDS encoding VCBS repeat-containing protein: MSPSAAFAGLVNASLEQEKTAVDGSVTFSDLAAGDNAGITYRRLPSPRNAIFDALKQQPIYTFEDILTTPWRARGAPGVAILDFDGDHDLDIYVTNGPGANNSLYSNQLQETGQVKFLDLASSAGVAAFNQDSSGVAYGDIDNDSDLDLLVLGTGQPNQLFENQGDGTFIDITETSSIGGGSKYSSSASMGDVNGDGLLDIVIGNSFTNWDDQIPIFREPFARNEHNQLFLNTGNNVFVDVSDSSGITNLAGFPEEAAGSASITWAIAMVDYDLDGDLDIVHADDQAAVPNAEQGGVDRGLIHILNNDGTGHFTDVTVEANTNQDGSWMGLSFGDLNSDGNMDIFATNLGDYARNSPLPPGSLTSRWFLGQADGSFTDPGVGELVTTPFGWGTSTTDYDNDGDTDIIFHGGLDFSSRVDASNPGVILENDGTGNFTYRKNWV; the protein is encoded by the coding sequence TTGTCACCGTCTGCAGCTTTCGCTGGTCTAGTTAATGCTTCCCTTGAGCAAGAGAAAACCGCTGTTGATGGTAGTGTCACCTTTTCTGATCTGGCTGCAGGGGATAATGCTGGGATTACCTATCGTCGTCTCCCCTCACCACGAAACGCCATTTTCGATGCATTAAAACAACAGCCAATATATACCTTTGAGGACATACTTACCACGCCATGGAGAGCTCGTGGGGCTCCTGGGGTGGCAATTCTAGATTTTGATGGCGACCACGACCTCGACATCTATGTCACTAATGGGCCTGGTGCTAACAACAGTCTTTACTCCAATCAGTTACAGGAAACTGGTCAGGTCAAATTCTTAGATTTAGCCTCCTCCGCAGGGGTCGCTGCTTTTAATCAAGACAGCAGTGGTGTTGCCTATGGAGATATTGATAATGACAGCGACCTTGACCTATTGGTTCTCGGAACTGGTCAACCCAATCAGCTTTTCGAGAATCAGGGAGATGGCACGTTTATTGACATTACTGAAACCAGTAGTATTGGTGGCGGTTCTAAGTACTCTAGCTCAGCCTCCATGGGGGATGTCAATGGGGATGGACTCTTAGATATTGTGATTGGCAATTCCTTCACAAACTGGGACGATCAAATCCCCATTTTTAGGGAACCCTTTGCCAGAAATGAGCATAATCAGCTATTTTTAAACACTGGCAATAACGTTTTTGTAGACGTCAGCGATAGCTCCGGCATTACAAATCTGGCTGGTTTCCCTGAAGAAGCAGCAGGCTCAGCTTCCATTACCTGGGCGATTGCCATGGTGGACTATGACCTAGATGGAGACCTTGATATTGTCCATGCAGATGACCAAGCCGCTGTTCCTAATGCAGAACAAGGTGGGGTTGATCGCGGTTTGATTCACATTCTTAATAATGACGGCACAGGACACTTTACTGATGTGACCGTAGAAGCTAACACAAACCAAGACGGTTCATGGATGGGTCTTTCCTTCGGTGACCTGAATAGCGATGGCAACATGGATATTTTTGCCACCAATTTAGGGGACTATGCTCGCAATAGTCCTTTACCCCCAGGCTCATTGACATCTCGTTGGTTTTTGGGGCAAGCGGATGGCAGCTTTACAGACCCCGGTGTGGGTGAGCTGGTTACTACGCCCTTTGGCTGGGGAACCTCGACAACTGATTATGACAACGACGGTGACACAGACATTATCTTTCACGGTGGTCTAGATTTCTCGTCTCGGGTAGATGCGTCCAATCCAGGTGTGATTCTAGAAAATGATGGTACTGGTAATTTCACTTACCGAAAAAATTGGGTTTAA
- the queD gene encoding 6-carboxytetrahydropterin synthase QueD — protein MEEWLNYKEFRFEAAHRLPHHEGKCSRLHGHSWVGRVYVKGNQLIEEGSKQGMIMDYGDIKTYLKPLLDNFLDHYYLNETTNLENPTSEAIAKWVFERLEEAGLPGLYAVEIQETCTSGTRYMKPNIKSG, from the coding sequence ATGGAAGAATGGTTAAATTACAAGGAGTTTCGGTTTGAAGCTGCTCATCGCCTTCCCCATCATGAAGGCAAATGTAGTCGGTTACATGGCCATAGCTGGGTCGGGCGAGTTTATGTCAAAGGTAATCAACTGATTGAGGAGGGTTCCAAACAGGGGATGATAATGGACTATGGAGATATCAAGACCTATCTCAAGCCTCTGTTAGATAACTTTTTGGATCATTATTACCTCAATGAGACAACTAACTTGGAGAATCCTACTAGTGAAGCGATCGCTAAGTGGGTTTTTGAGCGACTTGAAGAAGCCGGTTTACCGGGATTGTATGCCGTTGAAATTCAAGAAACTTGTACCTCTGGTACGCGATATATGAAACCTAATATCAAGTCCGGTTGA
- a CDS encoding CPBP family intramembrane glutamic endopeptidase, with protein sequence MTNKVTTGEFPMLKTNSGQNPLLALVLLVPAGSIGVAMALYIAPGSLGQAVFSCCKVWLLALPLAWFFWVDRGKLRLSWPKRQELLTGTILGLVMFGIILGAYWLFGQHWIDQTDLRTKAQEVGITSAYIYVLGAMYWTLINAFLEEYIWRWFVWSKCQILIPGLGSVFLCALLFTLHHIIALTFYTQDWLVVILGSLGVFMAGAVWSWCYLTYRSIWSGYLSHILADLAIAFVGWQLLFG encoded by the coding sequence ATGACCAATAAAGTCACCACCGGAGAATTTCCAATGCTCAAGACTAACTCTGGTCAAAATCCCCTATTGGCTCTGGTACTGCTAGTTCCTGCTGGGAGTATCGGTGTAGCAATGGCACTATATATTGCTCCAGGATCATTAGGGCAGGCAGTATTCTCATGTTGCAAAGTCTGGTTACTAGCACTGCCTCTTGCGTGGTTTTTCTGGGTGGATCGTGGCAAGTTACGTTTATCCTGGCCGAAGCGGCAGGAGTTGTTGACTGGAACTATTTTGGGACTGGTGATGTTTGGGATCATCCTTGGGGCTTATTGGCTTTTCGGTCAGCACTGGATTGATCAGACGGATCTTCGCACTAAAGCCCAAGAAGTCGGCATAACTAGTGCATACATTTATGTACTCGGGGCGATGTATTGGACTTTGATTAATGCGTTCCTGGAAGAGTATATCTGGCGTTGGTTTGTCTGGAGCAAGTGCCAGATTCTCATCCCGGGACTTGGGTCAGTATTTCTTTGTGCATTGCTGTTTACCCTGCATCACATTATTGCTTTAACCTTTTATACCCAGGATTGGCTGGTGGTCATACTTGGCTCATTAGGGGTGTTCATGGCTGGGGCAGTATGGTCGTGGTGCTATCTAACCTACCGTTCGATCTGGTCTGGTTATCTTAGTCATATTCTTGCAGATTTAGCGATCGCATTTGTCGGTTGGCAACTCCTATTTGGGTAG
- the fumC gene encoding class II fumarate hydratase: MTKMRIETDSMGEIEVPANRYWGAQTQRSLKYFSIGQDFIPAEVITAMAILKKAAALTNSELGKLPEDKAKLIIEAATEVIEGQLDGNFPLRVWMTGSGTQCNMNVNEVIANRAIELAGGVMGSKKPIHPNDHVNMSQSSNDTFPTAMHIASAVAFHERLMPKVRKMRDALEEKAKAWDNIAKIGRTHLQDAVPLTLGQEFSGYVAQLDANLTRIDSVLPGLYELAIGGTAVGTGLNAGKGFAEKSAEHIAKLTGLPFVSAPNKFAALAAHDDMVMASGALKTLACSLLKIANDIRFLGCGPRCGFGELKLPSNEPGSSIMPGKVNPTQCEAMTMAATQVMGYDSAIAFAGAQGHFELNTFKPMIVFNLLQSVHLLADSCNNLTDFLLKGLEPNREKIQYFLEQSLMLVTALSPIIGYDKAAEVAHHASEKNLTLKAACLELGYVSAIEFDQIVDPYRMAYPFD; this comes from the coding sequence ATGACTAAGATGCGAATAGAAACCGATAGTATGGGGGAAATCGAAGTTCCTGCTAATCGGTATTGGGGCGCTCAAACTCAGCGATCGCTAAAATATTTCTCGATTGGACAAGACTTTATCCCTGCGGAAGTCATAACAGCGATGGCTATTCTGAAAAAAGCGGCTGCTCTGACTAACTCTGAACTGGGTAAACTACCAGAGGATAAAGCTAAGTTAATCATTGAAGCAGCAACTGAGGTCATCGAAGGCCAGCTAGACGGTAACTTCCCTCTCCGTGTTTGGATGACTGGTAGTGGTACCCAGTGCAACATGAACGTGAACGAGGTGATTGCTAATCGTGCTATTGAACTAGCTGGGGGGGTGATGGGTAGCAAAAAACCCATTCATCCCAATGACCACGTCAATATGTCCCAATCCTCTAATGATACCTTTCCCACAGCTATGCACATCGCGTCAGCGGTAGCCTTTCATGAGCGACTGATGCCCAAGGTAAGGAAAATGCGGGATGCTCTAGAGGAGAAGGCGAAAGCATGGGATAATATAGCGAAAATTGGGCGCACTCACCTTCAAGATGCTGTACCGTTAACCTTGGGTCAAGAGTTTTCCGGTTACGTTGCCCAGCTAGATGCTAATTTAACACGGATAGACTCTGTGCTTCCTGGCTTGTACGAGTTGGCGATTGGTGGAACCGCTGTCGGGACTGGGTTAAATGCTGGCAAGGGGTTTGCAGAAAAGTCTGCTGAGCATATTGCTAAGTTGACTGGCTTGCCCTTTGTGTCTGCTCCTAACAAGTTTGCGGCTCTAGCAGCTCATGATGACATGGTTATGGCTAGCGGTGCCCTGAAAACCCTAGCGTGCTCGTTATTGAAGATTGCTAATGATATCCGTTTCCTAGGGTGTGGACCACGGTGCGGATTTGGGGAACTGAAGCTGCCATCCAATGAGCCAGGGTCTTCGATTATGCCAGGAAAAGTTAATCCGACCCAGTGCGAAGCGATGACTATGGCAGCTACTCAGGTGATGGGCTACGATAGTGCGATCGCATTTGCTGGTGCTCAGGGGCACTTTGAGTTGAATACCTTTAAGCCCATGATTGTGTTCAACTTGCTCCAATCTGTCCATCTACTTGCTGACAGCTGCAACAATTTAACTGACTTCCTGCTCAAGGGACTAGAACCGAATCGAGAGAAAATCCAGTATTTCTTGGAACAGTCCCTGATGCTAGTCACTGCTTTGAGTCCAATCATCGGTTACGACAAAGCTGCAGAAGTGGCGCACCATGCTTCTGAGAAGAACCTTACCCTGAAAGCAGCTTGCTTAGAATTAGGCTATGTTTCTGCGATTGAGTTTGACCAAATTGTTGATCCTTATCGGATGGCGTATCCCTTTGATTAG